From a single Drosophila sulfurigaster albostrigata strain 15112-1811.04 chromosome 3, ASM2355843v2, whole genome shotgun sequence genomic region:
- the LOC133842761 gene encoding uncharacterized protein LOC133842761 isoform X11: MPNNRNRNRNRNRNKRNKNQNANQTKQQEEQQEEEIEQPATTTSSSSSLAPADDHQHNDNNVNSGSISNGSSTVSSNDVADHNNSSSNNNAQQVTRAAPVNQPEEDQPKDLAKETQQQQQQQQPVSQQLIDEKAESKAEQAIVVAAAEQPKELNQQIENNSEEQLKELPREEVQKQPEEAAHEQQEQQLKEATQEQPERQSKEVAEEQPEQQSEEVAQEQPIAVIIEKQAIAANQLNNQLNNQAEHQLQQQLNQQAIEQKESCQLNQLSNQQPVEQLPQQPVEHIVPVILEKECNPFEVQSAAAEQQLQQPTVHIVPVFVEKTESYTSQSAEQTVEQSKEQPKEELKQQPVVHFIPVTIEQEVITTSSNMGAKHSKQQREQQQQQKQLPELQQQQKELPQEQQQQQQQTPKAPGSPRQAKVIVHRIVREEVDEVDGTQQQQQQQQQQQQQQQQQQQQQQQQQQQQPQLQQQQPLEFQHQHEQLPQQQPPLAPSQQSPTRQQPAPATLPQQRSTKVIIHQIRVETDEEERARKGKPTIEEISSTTATSAAGTAATTMHSNSNGSIPSSGTLSPPPRYLVESPSPKTPSQVAQFGRFARDVQIQELELNSDCSSGEFNFYGMQSPVVCEVDSEVEAEPLTPQLQPQPQTPTTAVATFSPDVPSNSRAEQQEQLRQRRVQKRVALESHFLPQLLSPRYLDSILEENSETTASGHELALSRSSSNDQNHTRAAAKANESFPRSQLDFSRRHRRREEPVALMLETKLLDQPSDLESCTRLQSTLSPQSEDAELVYLSSSASSSVSDLMELELEQAAALAERALIDLDTDASKLINRPNDPDRFSPATTASTTEPISSANETETEGECEVETEVDTETETNVQSSRESTPVNAHRGNEERTLSPSPGSSLSSLLSAATTPTPAEAPTATPTRERATTAAAAATSTTSAESNEFGLNKLANSSIAASSLSATREEFVRNMEKVRELIEMTRREEENVASNASAYHNGNGNDNNVNVNVNVNGNGNGNGNVNVNEQRRSTVESPPPPPVPPPPSSMHYPTPTTPPTQATHVQLTSLLLKRQESNDSHCSDSTQHSQCTAIHMASPPPTNEPPTPPIRQQQQQQPFAPPQQLSQQQQELSQPQLTQQPELELSAISQFAGETEAERIKKLRLLCTETLASMPYGEQMLEELASVAQNITEQQQQQQQQQKEQQQQQSSNNMPYPLPHLPHISELQLSLGAAKNDAWLGLPTQADPKLLVCLSPGQRALVEQQSSKQSAPDQLLDAHEKFVQRRGYHELSAEQVRAMDSEQLKLEQEQMLKTAAKMRELRKSLTPQPEEQPQQQPQQQLSPVPPPVPVKSAETAAKAKSNQGDDVSQLRSNSSSSSYQKVITSATSSFENKPTAADQQQQQSVSEKLPHSFDQRTSSSTEQQQQTRNSSYMSSNSSSNNKFPASMESELARMFPSIAQQGDIFDEQRKRFSNIEQSLKPAQTKRYSNIETSSFESKKRVENGQVVYDYSNSSREHQEEGEKPQATTATATANGKFPLKVHQIPVRLIEDEVDKAPPVPPPPAPANIMSATKLNGKPNTFIDDAQQQPQQQQQQLSTESNRNISRSEQQLKVNSSSSSNTYEEFRQRAKAAIEAIAQPSNSNNTQPSQPPLDNEKLFKDFDALSQQLNAELQTSRVQREQRDKSASLYDLSRLTQHTNNQSQQHLEQLQQRRHAHMQELEREIERSARSRQERLSSVPRSSEEQQPVEYRARRAESLCNLQQEPLQRPHSSAEHYRVQPQQQQQDDWSRYASDLGYSENIARPFAREVEICYQRQHQRQPLGIRAPRLSMSTNDLSSSSYDSYNAYGGARRHAPMLQQAPQQQRPHYASCYSMIERDPNPTYISTTSRRGVSPAPPAPVTPQPPAYDRQQRRASLPRELHEQQLKYILSKEEELKLEFERLQHERRRLMDEMQRAPTVLQAPPPRRDSYRPAPKLPTLSEDEVFRQQMAEEWMNKVAEREERRQHKIIKISKIEDEQQHATEEQANISDEFLNRVKERRHKLAMPADSDWESGAESQPNLSKSGQAAGSESSDVEAPSMRVLEGKAEANLRELPRHLREFAKFASSEQLEGGQGHVDRMEEQERSEMITDNSHSSASKKSSIVKTYKVSRLPPSVQAIAIKSERPRQQQQEQEQQKQQQRQPQPQPQPQPQSAAMPTMTPAMTAKLRIRPQKQTRFLLSPQQLQRQRQRRSWSESDLLKEIDNELQLAKGFLFANVYKVKHEYLSEPETEYDRPRKMAQLGRRQYEGIGPVTNDGMPIILRSEVQEPHQHEWYKRLYQTIHKQKNGARPSYKSNGYVSEPEPNYDSDYSTLKYRTPNPLRVQSVSSAVNVRNLNQDDKLYGTMPNPIKSASNSYKNQPGRIENYTTGHSSVSEKEKKEASAAAVSFFVMCTQLSNCAPYHKKHINKPL; encoded by the exons ATGCCAaataatcgtaatcgtaatcggaATCGTAATCGTAACAAGCGCAATAAGAATCAAAACGCAAATCAAACTAAACAGCAGGAGGAGCAACAGGAGGAGGAAATAGAGCAGCCAGCAACGAcaacttcatcatcatcatcattggcACCCGCTGACGATCATCAgcataatgataataatgtaAATTCTGGCAGCATTTCAAATGGGTCATCAACAGTCAGCAGCAACGATGTTGctgaccacaacaacagctctagcaacaacaacgcacagCAAGTGACAAGAGCAGCGCCAGTGAATCAGCCAGAAGAAGATCAGCCAAAAGATTTAGCTAAAGagacgcaacaacagcaacaacaacagcagccagtgAGTCAGCAACTGATTGATGAAAAAGCAGAGAGCAAAGCTGAGCAAGCGATTGtagttgcagctgcagagcAGCCAAAGGAGTTAAATcagcaaatagaaaataactCTGAAGAGCAGCTAAAGGAACTGCCAAGGGAAGAGGTGCAAAAGCAGCCAGAGGAAGCGGCACAtgagcagcaagagcaacagctaAAGGAAGCTACGCAAGAGCAGCCAGAGCGTCAGTCAAAAGAAGTAGCAGAAGAGCAACCAGAGCAGCAATCAGAGGAAGTGGCACAAGAGCAGCCAATTGCTGTGATAATAGAGAAGCAAGCAATCGCTGCAAATCAGCTAAATAATCAGCTCAATAATCAAGCTGagcatcagctgcagcagcaattaaATCAGCAAGCTATTGAGCAGAAAGAAAGCTGTCAATTAAATCAGTTGAGCAATCAGCAGCCAGTGGAGCAACTACCACAGCAGCCAGTAGAGCACATTGTGCCTGTGATCCTAGAAAAGGAGTGTAATCCATTTGAAGTGCAgtcagctgcagctgagcaacagttgcagcagccaACAGTGCATATAGTGCCAGTGTTTGTGGAAAAGACAGAAAGCTATACAAGTCAAAGTGCAGAACAAACTGTAGAGCAATCAAAGGAGCAGCCAAAAGAAGAGTTAAAGCAGCAACCTGTTGTTCACTTTATTCCTGTAACTATTGAGCAAGAAGTGataacaacaagcagcaacatgGGCGCCAAGCACTCGAAGCAGCAgcgtgagcagcagcagcaacaaaagcagttGCCagaactgcagcaacaacaaaaagagttgccgcaagagcagcaacaacagcagcagcaaacaccGAAAGCGCCTGGAAGTCCACGTCAAGCTAAAGTTATAGTACATCGCATAGTGCGTGAAGAAGTCGATGAAGTAGATGGAactcagcaacaacagcagcaacaacagcagcaacaacagcaacaacagcagcaacaacaacagcagcaacaacaacagcagcagcaaccacaattacaacagcaacagccattAGAATTCCAACATCAGCATGagcaactgccacagcaacagccgccGCTCGCCCCATCACAGCAATCACCCACACGCCAGCAACCAGCGCCAGCAACATTGCCGCAGCAGCGTAGCACGAAGGTGATAATCCATCAGATAAGAGTGGAAACAGACGAGGAGGAACGTGCGCGCAAAGGTAAGCCCACGATCGAAGAGATCAGCAGCaccacagcaacatcagcagcaggcacagcagcaaccacaatgcacagcaatagcaatggcaGCATACCGAGCAGCGGCACTTTGTCACCACCACCCAGATATCTGGTCGAATCCCCCTCACCCAAGACACCATCACAAGTGGCACAATTTGGCAGATTCGCTCGCGATGTGCAGATCCAAGAACTCGAACTGAACAGCGATTGCAGCTCAGGTGAATTCAATTTCTATGGCATGCAATCGCCGGTGGTGTGTGAGGTGGACTCGGAGGTGGAAGCAGAGCCTCTGACACCACAACTGCAACCGCAACCgcaaacaccaacaacagctgtGGCGACATTCTCGCCAGATGTGCCGTCCAACAGTCGAGCggagcaacaggagcagctgCGTCAGAGACGCGTCCAGAAACGTGTGGCACTTGAATCGCACTTTCTGCCGCAGCTGCTCAGTCCGCGCTATCTGGACAGCATACTGGAGGAGAATAGCGAAACCACAGCCTCAGGCCATGAGCTAGCCTTGAGTCGCAGCTCCTCCAACGATCAAAATCACACTCGAGCTGCTGCCAAGGCAAACGAATCGTTTCCTCGCAGTCAACTCGATTTCAGTCGTCGGCACAGACGTCGCGAGGAGCCGGTGGCTCTCATGCTGGAGACAAAGCTGCTCGATCAGCCCAGCGATCTGGAGAGCTGCACCCGACTCCAGAGCACACTGTCACCTCAGTCTGAGGATGCCGAACTTGTTTACCTCAGCTCCTCAGCCTCGAGCAGCGTCTCCGATCTAATGGAACTCGAACTGGAGCAAGCTGCCGCCTTGGCTGAACGTGCTCTCATCGATCTCGACACGGATGCCAGCAAACTGATCAATCGACCCAACGATCCTGACCGCTTCAGTCCAGCTACTACAGCGTCCACAACGGAACCGATCAGCTCAGCCAATGAAACGGAAACCGAGGGCGAATGCGAG GTCGAAACGGAAGTGGACACGGAAACGGAGACGAACGTTCAGTCGAGTCGGGAGAGCACACCTGTTAATGCTCATCGAGGCAACGAAGAGCGAACATTATCGCCATCGCCAGGCAGTTCGCTATCATCGCTGCTCAGTGCTGcgacgacgccgacgccaGCAGAGGCGCCAACAGCGACGCCCACgcgagagagagcaacaacagcagcagcagcagcaacatcgacaacatcgGCTGAGTCCAACGAATTTGGCCTGAACAAATTGGCCAACAGTTCAATTGCAGCGTCGTCGCTGTCGGCAACGCGCGAGGAATTTGTTCGCAATATGGAAAAAGTGCGCGAATTGATCGAAATGACGCGACGCGAAGAGGAAAACGTCGCGAGCAACGCAAGTGCTTACCACAACGGAAATGGTAATGATAATAACGTGAACGTAAACGTGAACGTGAAtggaaacggaaacggaaacgggAACGTAAACGTGAATGAGCAACGTAGGTCAACAGTAGaatcgccaccgccaccgcctgtGCCACCGCCACCCAGCAGCATGCACTATCCCACTCCCACCACCCCCCCAACACAGGCAACGCACGTGCAACTCACCTCGTTGCTGTTGAAGCGTCAGGAATCAAATGATTCGCATTGCTCCgacagcacacagcacagtCAATGCACTGCCATACACATGGCCTCGCCACCACCCACAAACGAACCACCCACGCCCCCAAtacgccagcaacagcagcagcaaccattcGCACCCCCACAGCAACTatcccaacaacaacaagaactatCCCAACCACAGCTAACACAGCAACCAGAATTGGAGCTTAGTGCAATCTCACAATTTGCAGGCGAAACGGAAGCGGAGCGTATCAAGAAACTGCGTCTGCTATGCACCGAGACCTTGGCCTCTATGCCCTATGGCGAGCAGATGCTTGAGGAGCTCGCCAGCGTTGCCCAAAACATAaccgaacagcaacaacaacagcagcagcaacaaaaggaacaacagcaacaacaatcgagcAACAACATGCCTTATCCTTTGCCACATTTGCCGCACATCAGCGAGTTGCAACTGTCGCTGGGCGCAGCCAAGAATGATGCCTGGCTGGGATTGCCGACGCAAGCGGATCCCAAGTTGTTGGTCTGTCTATCGCCCGGTCAGCGTGCTTTGGTCGAGCAGCAATCATCAAAGCAATCGGCGCCCGATCAGCTGCTGGATGCACATGAGAAATTCGTGCAGCGTCGCGGCTATCACGAGTTGAGCGCTGAACAGGTTCGAGCGATGGACAGCGAGCAACTGAAACTGGAGCAGGAGCAGATGCTGAAAACGGCGGCGAAAATGCGTGAATTGCGCAAGAGTTTGACGCCGCAGCCAGAagagcaaccacaacagcaaccacaacaacaattgtcgCCAGTGCCGCCGCCGGTGCCAGTGAAGAGCGCTGAGACCGCAGCGAAGGCAAAGAGCAACCAGGGCGATGACGTAAGCCAGCTGAgaagcaatagcagcagcagcagctatcAGAAGGTGATCACATCAGCGACATCatcatttgaaaataaaccGACAGCAGCtgatcagcaacagcaacagtcagTGTCCGAAAAGTTGCCTCACTCATTTGACCAGCGCACGTCCAGCAGcacagagcaacagcaacagactAGAAACAGCAGCTAcatgagcagcaacagcagcagcaacaacaaattcccAGCCAGCATGGAAAGCGAACTCGCACGCATGTTTCCAAGCATTGCGCAGCAAGGCGACATCTTTGATGAGCAACGCAAGCGTTTCTCCAACATCGAGCAGAGCTTGAAACCTGCGCAAACAAAACGTTACTCGAACATTGAAACGAGTTCGTTTGAGTCGAAGAAACGTGTGGAGAACGGACAAGTTGTCTACGattacagcaacagcagccgggAGCACCAAGAGGAAGGCGAGAAgccacaagcaacaacagcaacagcaacagcaaatggcaaattcCCATTGAAGGTGCATCAGATCCCAGTGCGTTTGATCGAAGATGAGGTGGATAAAGCGCCGCCAGTGCCACCGCCGCCGGCACCAGCAAATATTATGTCAGCTACCAAATTAAATGGCAAGCCAAACACTTTCATTGATGacgcacagcagcaaccacaacagcaacagcaacaactgagcACTGAGAGCAACCGCAACATCTCTCGCAGTGAGCAACAGCTCAAggtgaacagcagcagcagcagcaacacttaTGAGGAATTTCGGCAACGTGCCAAGGCAGCAATCGAAGCAATTGCTCagccaagcaacagcaacaacacgcaACCTTCGCAGCCGCCTTTGGACAATGAAAAGCTGTTCAAGGACTTTGATGCCTTGTCCCAGCAGCTCAATGCCGAACTGCAAACAAGTCGCGTCCAACGCGAGCAACGCGACAAATCCGCCTCGCTCTACGATCTCAGTCGCCTGACGCAGCACACCAACAACCAGAGCCAGCAGCATctcgagcagctgcagcagcgacgccaTGCGCACATGCAGGAGCTGGAGCGTGAAATCGAACGCTCCGCACGCTCCCGCCAGGAGCGTCTCTCCTCGGTGCCACGCAGCAGCGAGGAGCAACAGCCTGTGGAGTATCGTGCACGACGCGCCGAATCGCTCTGCAATCTGCAGCAGGAGCCGCTCCAACGTCCGCACAGCTCAGCGGAACATTATCGTgtgcaaccacagcaacagcaacaggatgATTGGTCGCGTTATGCCAGCGATTTGGGCTACTCGGAGAACATTGCGCGTCCGTTTGCACGCGAGGTGGAGATTTGCTATCAGCGGCAGCATCAAAGGCAACCGCTGGGAATACGCGCTCCCCGCTTGTCGATGAGCACCAACGATTTGTCGAGCAGTAGCTACGATAGCTACAATGCGTATGGCGGAGCGCGGAGGCATGCACCGATGTTGCAACAGGcgccgcagcaacagcgaccACATTACGCCAGCTGCTATTCGATGATCGAACGTGATCCGAATCCCACGTACATCAGCACCACCTCAAGGCGTGGCGTCTCCCCCGCCCCACCGGCACCTGTCACCCCGCAGCCGCCCGCTTACGATCGGCAGCAGAGACGCGCGAGCTTGCCACGCGAGTTGCACGAACAGCAGCTGAAGTACATACTCAGTAAGGAGGAGGAACTGAAGCTGGAGTTTGAGCGTTTGCAGCATGAACGCCGTCGCCTGATGGACGAGATGCAACGTGCCCCGACGGTGTTGCAAGCGCCGCCGCCACGTCGTGATAGCTATCGACCGGCGCCCAAGTTGCCCACGCTCAGCGAGGACGAAGTGTTCCGCCAGCAGATGGCCGAGGAGTGGATGAACAAGGTGGCGGAGCGTGAGGAGCGACGCCAGCACAAGATCATCAAGATCTCAAAGATCGAGGATGAGCAACAGCATGCCACCGAGGAGCAGGCGAACATCAGCGATGAGTTTCTCAATCGCGTCAAGGAACGTCGGCATAAGCTCGCAATGCCCGCAGACAGCGATTGGGAGAGTGGcgccgaatcgcaaccgaatctgAGCAAATCGGGTCAGGCGGCAGGCAGCGAATCGTCGGATGTGGAGGCGCCATCGATGCGTGTACTCGAGGGTAAGGCGGAGGCAAATCTGCGCGAGTTGCCGCGACATTTGCGCGAGTTTGCCAAGTTcgcgagcagcgagcagctcGAGGGCGGCCAAGGGCATGTGGATCGCATGGAGGAGCAGGAGCGCAGCGAGATGATCACGGACAATTCGCATAGCAGTGCCAGCAAGAAGTCGAGCATTGTGAAGACGTACAAGGTGTCCAGGCTGCCGCCTTCCGTACAGG CCATAGCAATTAAATCCGAGAGGCcgagacaacagcaacaagagcaagagcaacaaaagcagcagcagcgacagccgcagccgcagccgcaacCTCAGCCGCAGTCAGCAGCGATGCCAACGATGACGCCAGCGATGACTGcgaaattgcgtatacgaccCCAGAAACAGACGCGATTTCTGCTATCaccgcagcagctgcagcgacagagacagcgacgcAGCTGGTCGGAGAGTGATCTGCTCAAGGAGATCGACAACGAGCTGCAGCTGGCCAAGGGCTTTCTCTTTGCCAACG TCTACAAAGTCAAGCACGAGTATTTGAGCGAACCGGAAACGGAATACGATCGTCCGCGCAAAATGGCGCAATTAGGTCGACGGCAATACGAAGGCATCGGTCCGGTGACCAACGATGGAATGCCCATAATACTTAGATCG GAGGTCCAGGAACCGCATCAGCATGAATGGTACAAGCGACTGTATCAGACCATACATAAGCAGAAGAATGGCG CTCGTCCATCGTATAAGAGCAATGGTTATGTGTCTGAACCTGAACCCAACTACGATTCCGATTACTCAACTCTAAAGTATCGCACACCGAATCCGCTACGTGTGCAGTCTGTATCCTCGGCTGTCAATGTGCGCAATCTAAATCAGGACGATAA ATTGTATGGTACTATGCCCAATCCGATAAAATCGGCATCGAATTCATACAAAAATCAACCCGGTCGCATTGAGAACTACACAACTGGACATTCGTCTGTGtcggagaaggagaagaaggaggCAAGTGCCGCAGCAGTGAGCTTTTTTGTCATGTGTACACAACTATCAAACTGCGCTCCCTACCACAAAAAGCATATCAATAAACCATTATAA